Proteins co-encoded in one Halostella limicola genomic window:
- a CDS encoding DUF4129 domain-containing protein: protein MNADSYVSVAIALLCVVALGVSATTLESSLSTDPDDVIDLDWEQLPISQEDAADVQSEMQSEQDSTDGDGGGGSSDESDGGASAESGGSETTQVQEQQEQQQQEQQEQQEQQQQEPSDPQNPNPDADSFMPGQTTIWDMLLDALPWLVALAWLAAVGALLYRYRERLLALVAAALHSGSDAGDADDGDEWPAVEPADEVDRLWLAMARRLDVDDPESTTPAEFAREAVRAGMDPEGVRTLTDAFEEVRYGGAGITEDRKRRAREGYRKLGLDDGDSRPADGRGQPSRTDGGESQ from the coding sequence ATGAACGCCGATAGCTACGTTTCGGTCGCAATCGCCTTGCTCTGTGTCGTCGCGCTCGGGGTCTCGGCGACGACGCTGGAGTCGTCGCTGTCGACCGACCCGGACGACGTGATCGACCTCGACTGGGAGCAGTTGCCGATCAGTCAGGAGGACGCCGCGGACGTGCAAAGCGAGATGCAGTCGGAGCAGGACTCGACGGACGGCGACGGCGGCGGCGGGTCCTCGGACGAGAGCGACGGGGGCGCGTCGGCGGAGAGCGGCGGGTCGGAGACGACGCAGGTACAGGAACAACAGGAGCAACAGCAGCAGGAGCAGCAGGAGCAGCAGGAGCAACAGCAGCAGGAGCCGAGCGACCCCCAGAATCCCAACCCGGACGCTGACAGCTTCATGCCCGGGCAGACGACCATCTGGGACATGTTGCTCGACGCCCTCCCGTGGCTGGTCGCGCTGGCGTGGCTCGCTGCGGTCGGCGCGCTCCTCTACCGCTATCGGGAGCGGCTGCTGGCGCTCGTCGCCGCGGCGCTGCACAGCGGGAGCGACGCCGGCGACGCAGACGACGGGGACGAGTGGCCGGCCGTCGAGCCGGCCGACGAAGTCGACCGGCTGTGGCTGGCGATGGCCCGGCGGCTCGACGTGGACGACCCCGAGTCCACAACGCCGGCCGAGTTCGCTCGCGAGGCGGTCCGGGCCGGGATGGACCCGGAGGGCGTCCGCACGCTGACCGACGCCTTCGAGGAGGTCCGCTACGGCGGCGCGGGGATCACCGAAGACCGCAAGCGCCGCGCCCGGGAGGGCTACCGGAAGCTCGGGCTCGACGACGGCGACTCCCGGCCGGCCGACGGCCGCGGACAGCCGAGCCGCACCGACGGGGGTGAGTCACAGTGA
- a CDS encoding AAA family ATPase yields the protein MDAIDVSEQCDAILDEIASAVVVDRETLRTVLAGFLGRGHVLLEDVPGTGKTLTARSVAAVLDLSFSRIQFTPDLLPSDVTGTNVFDDRSGAFEFNEGPIFANVVLADEINRASPKTQAALLEAMEEGQVTVDGDTYDLPDPFFVIATQNPVEQEGTFELPEAQKDRFIVKTSLGYPEMDGELDLIDRRLARTSQQPTTTAVCARETVDRLRIAPERVHVEQDVRRYIAELSRATREDARVSAGVSPRGTQRLLEASRATAALWGREYVTPEDVQRIARPALAHRLVLTPDARVGNVEKRAVIGDLLDEVEVPTVGAASR from the coding sequence ATGGACGCCATCGACGTGAGCGAACAGTGCGACGCTATCCTCGACGAGATCGCGAGCGCGGTCGTCGTCGACCGGGAGACGCTGCGGACGGTGCTCGCGGGCTTTCTCGGCCGCGGACACGTGTTGCTGGAGGACGTTCCCGGTACCGGGAAGACCCTGACCGCTCGCAGCGTCGCCGCGGTGCTCGACCTCTCCTTCTCGCGCATCCAGTTCACGCCCGACCTGCTGCCGTCCGACGTGACCGGCACGAACGTGTTCGACGATCGGAGCGGGGCGTTCGAGTTCAACGAGGGGCCGATCTTCGCGAACGTGGTGCTGGCCGACGAGATCAACCGCGCGTCGCCGAAGACGCAAGCGGCCCTGCTGGAGGCGATGGAGGAGGGACAGGTCACCGTCGACGGCGACACGTACGACCTCCCCGACCCCTTCTTCGTCATCGCGACCCAGAACCCCGTCGAGCAGGAGGGGACGTTCGAGCTCCCCGAGGCCCAGAAGGACCGGTTCATCGTCAAGACGAGCCTGGGCTACCCCGAGATGGACGGCGAACTCGACCTGATCGACCGCCGCCTGGCGCGGACGAGCCAGCAGCCGACGACGACCGCGGTCTGCGCCCGCGAGACGGTCGACCGGCTCCGGATCGCCCCCGAGCGGGTCCACGTCGAGCAGGACGTGCGCCGCTACATCGCCGAACTGTCCCGCGCGACCCGGGAGGACGCCCGCGTGTCGGCCGGGGTCTCCCCGCGGGGCACCCAGCGGCTGCTGGAGGCGTCGCGGGCCACGGCGGCGCTGTGGGGGCGCGAGTACGTCACGCCCGAGGACGTCCAGCGGATCGCCCGGCCGGCGCTCGCCCACCGGCTCGTGCTCACCCCCGACGCGCGGGTCGGCAACGTGGAGAAGCGCGCGGTGATCGGCGACCTCCTTGACGAGGTGGAGGTGCCGACGGTCGGCGCGGCGTCGCGCTGA
- a CDS encoding ZIP family metal transporter: MGLLANLTLVFVAGLVTALATGLGAIPFFLVDDVSDRWNVALWGLASGIMVSASVFGLIFEGLAEGTAADIAPGLLAGVVLVVVAHHVISGADVDPREYEEAGFKKLVLILGVLTVHSFPEGVAVGVAFADLNIGQGPALLGFTVPVLAVFMTVAISIHNVPEGVAISIPLRELGVSEWKMVWWAVFSSLPQPIGAVLAFAFVRVAREFLPFGFGFAAGAMIYLVATEFVPEALSIGASLPGGGRKELLAGLAAGVALMLPLAVV; encoded by the coding sequence ATGGGTTTGCTGGCGAACCTGACGCTCGTCTTCGTCGCCGGACTCGTCACCGCGCTCGCCACGGGGCTGGGCGCGATCCCCTTCTTCCTGGTCGACGACGTGAGCGACCGCTGGAACGTCGCGCTCTGGGGGCTCGCCTCCGGAATCATGGTCTCGGCGTCGGTGTTCGGCCTGATATTCGAGGGGCTCGCCGAGGGGACCGCGGCGGACATCGCGCCCGGCCTCCTCGCGGGGGTCGTCCTCGTCGTGGTGGCTCACCACGTCATCAGCGGCGCGGACGTCGACCCACGGGAGTACGAGGAGGCCGGCTTCAAGAAGCTCGTGTTGATACTCGGCGTGCTCACGGTCCACAGCTTTCCGGAGGGGGTCGCCGTCGGCGTCGCCTTCGCCGACCTAAACATCGGTCAGGGGCCGGCGTTGCTCGGCTTCACCGTCCCGGTGCTCGCCGTCTTCATGACCGTCGCCATCTCCATCCACAACGTCCCCGAGGGCGTCGCTATCTCGATCCCCCTGCGCGAACTCGGCGTGAGCGAGTGGAAGATGGTCTGGTGGGCCGTCTTCTCCAGCCTGCCCCAGCCGATCGGCGCCGTGCTGGCGTTCGCCTTCGTCCGCGTAGCGCGGGAGTTCCTCCCCTTCGGGTTCGGCTTCGCGGCCGGGGCGATGATCTACCTCGTCGCGACCGAGTTCGTCCCGGAGGCGCTGTCTATCGGTGCGTCGCTGCCCGGCGGGGGCCGCAAGGAACTCCTCGCCGGCCTCGCGGCCGGCGTCGCGCTCATGCTCCCGCTCGCGGTCGTGTAG
- a CDS encoding cupin domain-containing protein, which yields MVATDFDNERTYDDAQFTAREAFRSDRMKVVLGFFEPGQFIPVHAPDSDVAITVRSGRGTIRDGETDREVSEGDVVVVPAGEARGVRAADERLEATLVTAPPPSDADHELVREGLRRGEFDPR from the coding sequence ATGGTCGCGACCGACTTCGACAACGAGCGAACGTACGACGACGCGCAGTTCACCGCCCGGGAGGCATTCCGGAGCGACCGGATGAAGGTCGTCCTCGGCTTCTTCGAACCGGGGCAGTTCATCCCGGTCCACGCGCCCGACAGCGACGTGGCGATAACGGTCCGGAGCGGGCGAGGAACGATCCGCGACGGCGAGACCGACCGCGAGGTGAGCGAGGGCGACGTGGTCGTCGTCCCGGCCGGGGAGGCCCGCGGCGTCCGGGCGGCGGACGAGCGGCTGGAGGCGACGCTCGTCACCGCGCCGCCACCGAGCGACGCCGACCACGAACTCGTCCGCGAGGGCCTGCGCCGCGGCGAGTTCGACCCGCGCTGA
- a CDS encoding O-acetylhomoserine aminocarboxypropyltransferase/cysteine synthase family protein, which produces MADDRDDRGVETQSLHDGQEPDPATGSRAPPIYQTTSYVFDDADHAADLFGLDEEGFIYSRIGNPTVGTLEERLASLEGGTGAVATSSGMAAFDLLTTMLASVGDNVVTAASLYGGTYTYLEHTAARRGIEARFVDTLDYDAYAEAIDEDTAFVHCETIGNPALVTPDFERLADVAHENGVPLVVDNTFATPYLCRPIEHGADVVWESTTKWLHGSGTTIGGVLVDGGTFPWEEHGYEEIAGPNPAYHGVDFRERFGDAAFAMAARARGLRDLGNQQSPFDAWTTLQGVETLPLRMERHCENALAVAEYLDDHEAVEWVNYPGLEGHETHAEASEYLDGGYGGMITFGLAGDGDEAYAAARDLCEATDLASLLANVGDAKTLIIHPASTTHQQLTEEEQRASGVTPEMVRLSVGIEDPDDVIADLDAAIEAVR; this is translated from the coding sequence ATGGCAGACGACCGAGACGATCGCGGCGTCGAGACGCAGAGCTTGCACGACGGCCAGGAGCCCGACCCCGCCACGGGGTCGCGAGCGCCGCCGATCTACCAGACGACCTCGTACGTGTTCGACGACGCCGACCACGCGGCGGACCTCTTCGGCCTCGACGAGGAGGGGTTCATCTACAGCCGCATCGGCAACCCGACGGTCGGCACGCTGGAGGAGCGCCTCGCGAGCCTCGAGGGCGGCACCGGCGCGGTCGCCACGTCGAGCGGGATGGCCGCGTTCGACCTGCTGACGACGATGCTCGCGTCGGTCGGGGACAACGTCGTCACCGCCGCCTCGCTGTACGGCGGCACGTACACCTACCTCGAACACACCGCCGCCCGGCGCGGGATCGAGGCGCGGTTCGTCGACACCCTCGACTACGACGCCTACGCGGAAGCGATCGACGAGGACACCGCCTTCGTCCACTGCGAGACGATCGGCAACCCGGCACTGGTGACGCCGGACTTCGAGCGCCTCGCCGACGTCGCCCACGAGAACGGCGTCCCGCTGGTCGTCGACAACACGTTCGCTACGCCCTACCTCTGCCGGCCGATCGAACACGGCGCGGACGTGGTCTGGGAGTCGACGACGAAGTGGCTCCACGGCTCCGGAACGACCATCGGCGGCGTCCTCGTCGACGGCGGCACGTTCCCGTGGGAGGAGCACGGCTACGAGGAGATCGCCGGCCCGAACCCGGCGTACCACGGCGTCGACTTCCGCGAGCGCTTCGGCGACGCCGCGTTCGCGATGGCCGCGCGGGCCCGCGGCCTCCGGGACCTCGGGAACCAGCAGTCGCCGTTCGACGCGTGGACGACGCTTCAGGGCGTCGAGACGCTCCCGCTGCGGATGGAGCGCCACTGCGAGAACGCGCTCGCCGTCGCGGAGTACCTCGACGACCACGAGGCCGTCGAGTGGGTGAACTACCCCGGACTGGAGGGCCACGAGACGCACGCCGAGGCGTCCGAGTACCTCGACGGGGGGTACGGCGGCATGATCACCTTCGGCCTCGCGGGCGACGGCGACGAGGCGTACGCGGCCGCCCGCGACCTCTGCGAGGCGACGGACCTCGCCAGCCTGCTCGCTAACGTCGGCGACGCGAAGACGCTGATCATCCATCCGGCGAGCACCACGCACCAGCAGCTGACCGAGGAAGAGCAGCGCGCGAGCGGCGTCACGCCGGAGATGGTCCGCCTGTCGGTCGGCATCGAGGACCCCGACGACGTGATCGCGGACCTCGACGCGGCCATCGAGGCGGTGCGGTGA
- a CDS encoding DUF2061 domain-containing protein, whose translation MQVARFLPALRRRLPNPVEARSRALVKTLLYRLLMVAITVTVAFAVTGDTGAALQIGFVTNLFKTGTYYCYERLWARVSWGVAGS comes from the coding sequence ATGCAAGTCGCGCGATTCCTCCCGGCGCTGCGTCGGCGCCTCCCGAATCCGGTCGAGGCCCGCTCGCGAGCGCTGGTCAAGACTCTGCTGTACCGGCTGCTGATGGTCGCGATCACCGTCACCGTCGCGTTCGCCGTCACCGGCGACACGGGCGCCGCCCTCCAGATCGGGTTCGTGACGAACCTGTTCAAGACGGGGACGTACTACTGCTACGAGCGGTTGTGGGCGCGCGTCTCGTGGGGCGTCGCCGGTAGCTGA
- a CDS encoding DUF7519 family protein yields MSATVRDHDDRPTPVGAVLAVVAALAAVVVVANAESQLFALGVEVVAVAAIGAGAGLRERGRDAGRARAPVGWLLLLVGVGAAAAAVALAITEPERLSRQLELVPGLLGVTALALGVRPASRRKIRARYLVGTGAALVVIAAFTSGVIYGAGRVPLLAATALAVLAWDAGEQSISLGEQVGRRGKTAAVAVVHVGAAAVVGVAAVALAGAVYAMNVTGVSLLALVLLLGAAIVLAVALYA; encoded by the coding sequence ATGAGCGCGACCGTCCGCGACCACGACGACCGGCCGACGCCGGTCGGGGCCGTCCTCGCGGTCGTCGCGGCCCTCGCCGCGGTCGTCGTCGTCGCCAACGCGGAGTCACAGCTGTTCGCGCTCGGGGTCGAAGTCGTCGCGGTCGCCGCGATCGGCGCGGGCGCGGGGCTGCGGGAGCGCGGCCGCGACGCCGGTCGCGCCCGCGCGCCGGTCGGCTGGCTCCTGCTGCTCGTCGGCGTCGGCGCGGCCGCCGCGGCGGTCGCGCTCGCGATCACCGAACCCGAGCGGCTGAGCCGGCAGCTCGAACTGGTCCCCGGACTGCTCGGCGTGACCGCGCTCGCGCTCGGGGTGCGCCCCGCGAGCCGCCGGAAGATCCGGGCGCGGTATCTCGTCGGCACCGGCGCGGCGCTCGTCGTGATCGCCGCCTTCACCAGCGGCGTTATCTACGGTGCGGGGCGGGTCCCGCTGCTCGCCGCGACGGCGCTCGCGGTGCTGGCCTGGGACGCGGGCGAGCAGTCGATCTCCCTCGGCGAGCAGGTCGGACGGCGGGGGAAGACGGCCGCCGTCGCCGTCGTTCACGTCGGCGCGGCCGCGGTCGTCGGCGTCGCGGCCGTGGCGCTCGCCGGCGCGGTCTACGCGATGAACGTGACCGGCGTGTCCCTCCTCGCGCTGGTGCTGCTGCTCGGCGCGGCGATCGTGCTGGCGGTCGCGCTGTACGCCTGA
- a CDS encoding DUF7269 family protein — protein sequence MRRALRYALAAVGSAVMAVGLLLAVDPSMGSGVSVSGVVERLGNDYLLVVPLGALAVLSVLAVLAARTRSGVDQATPPDPEQVPTAPHPGSEVDRLADDGLGLRARLLSDDDEQVRERLRAAAIGTVMRSEGCSREEARDRVDSGEWTDDPAAASFLAGGADLSLRERVTAALRGKSAFQRGLHRTAAAIAVRPGDSVFADGGERDDDENDGGDRS from the coding sequence GTGAGACGCGCCCTCCGGTACGCGCTCGCCGCCGTCGGCAGCGCTGTGATGGCGGTCGGGCTGTTGCTCGCCGTCGACCCGTCCATGGGGTCGGGCGTCAGCGTCTCCGGTGTCGTCGAGCGGCTTGGCAACGACTACCTGCTCGTCGTCCCGCTCGGCGCGCTGGCGGTGCTGTCGGTGCTCGCGGTGCTCGCCGCGCGCACCCGGTCGGGCGTCGACCAGGCGACGCCCCCCGACCCCGAGCAGGTGCCGACCGCGCCCCACCCGGGCAGCGAAGTCGACCGACTGGCCGACGACGGGCTCGGCCTGCGCGCTCGTCTGCTCTCCGACGACGACGAGCAAGTGCGCGAGCGCCTCCGGGCGGCGGCGATCGGGACGGTGATGCGCTCCGAGGGCTGTTCCCGCGAGGAGGCCCGCGACCGGGTCGACAGCGGCGAGTGGACTGACGACCCCGCCGCCGCGTCGTTTCTCGCGGGCGGCGCCGACCTCTCGTTGCGCGAGCGCGTGACCGCCGCGCTCCGGGGCAAGTCCGCGTTCCAGCGCGGCCTCCACCGCACGGCGGCCGCTATCGCCGTCCGACCGGGTGATTCGGTGTTCGCTGACGGGGGAGAGCGAGATGACGACGAGAACGACGGCGGTGACCGCTCGTGA
- a CDS encoding DUF58 domain-containing protein, with protein sequence MTATRTTDRWRGVVAVTLFAGAVGVFGKRPYVLLCAIVGVVYAVYPRVSPAPTVDLEIERVVSDAAPGHGEPAEVTVTVRNVGDATLPDLRIVDGVPPMLPVTGGSARHAAVLRPGASTTFSYEVTARRGTHRFEAATVIARDISGMHEVETTVSTDTEIECHAAVPEVPLRAQTQHRTGRIVTDEGGSGIEFQQTREYRAGDPMSRVDWNRYARTGTLTTVEYREERSASVLLCLDARAAAYRARGDDRPHAVSYCVAAAQEMLSALIETRDRVGLAAVGRELLWLAPGTGADHGNRARRLLATHPTLSMRPPEDAEQSPEPHAVADGGEERLGEAIAPDEDADGGDPRLRSQVTELRKRLDGDTQVILLSPLPDDGIVEAALSLEAGGNAVTVVSPDVTTAETVGGRLARVERDNRVHSLHQSGVPVIDWDPDRPLGTVLLRAAERWSA encoded by the coding sequence GTGACCGCGACGAGGACGACCGACCGGTGGCGGGGCGTCGTCGCCGTGACGCTGTTCGCCGGGGCGGTCGGCGTGTTCGGCAAGCGGCCGTACGTGCTCCTCTGTGCTATCGTCGGCGTGGTCTACGCCGTCTACCCGCGGGTGTCGCCGGCCCCGACGGTCGACCTGGAGATCGAGCGCGTCGTCAGCGACGCCGCGCCGGGCCACGGCGAGCCGGCCGAGGTGACGGTGACCGTTCGCAACGTCGGCGACGCGACCCTGCCGGACCTGCGGATCGTCGACGGTGTGCCGCCGATGCTGCCGGTGACCGGCGGCTCCGCGCGACACGCCGCGGTGCTCCGGCCGGGGGCGTCGACCACGTTCTCGTACGAGGTGACCGCGCGCCGCGGGACCCACCGCTTCGAGGCGGCGACGGTCATCGCCCGTGACATTAGCGGGATGCACGAGGTCGAGACCACCGTCTCGACGGACACGGAGATAGAGTGCCACGCGGCGGTGCCGGAGGTGCCGCTGCGCGCCCAGACCCAGCACCGCACCGGCCGTATCGTCACGGACGAGGGCGGCAGCGGCATCGAGTTCCAGCAGACCCGGGAGTACCGCGCGGGCGACCCGATGAGCCGGGTCGACTGGAACCGCTACGCGCGGACCGGGACCCTCACCACCGTCGAGTACCGCGAGGAGCGCTCCGCCTCGGTCCTGCTCTGTCTCGACGCGCGGGCGGCGGCGTACCGCGCCCGCGGGGACGACCGGCCGCACGCCGTCTCCTACTGCGTCGCCGCCGCCCAGGAGATGCTGTCGGCGCTGATCGAGACCCGCGACCGCGTCGGCCTCGCCGCGGTCGGCCGCGAACTGCTCTGGCTCGCGCCCGGAACCGGGGCGGACCACGGCAACCGCGCTCGGCGGCTGCTCGCGACGCATCCGACGCTGTCGATGCGGCCGCCTGAAGACGCCGAGCAGTCACCCGAGCCGCACGCGGTCGCGGACGGCGGGGAAGAGCGCCTCGGCGAGGCGATCGCTCCGGACGAGGACGCCGACGGCGGCGACCCTCGCCTGCGGAGCCAGGTCACGGAGCTTCGCAAGCGCCTCGACGGCGACACGCAGGTGATCCTGCTGTCGCCGCTGCCCGACGACGGGATCGTGGAGGCGGCGCTGTCGCTGGAGGCGGGCGGCAACGCCGTCACCGTCGTCAGCCCCGACGTGACGACGGCCGAGACCGTCGGCGGCCGCCTCGCCCGCGTCGAGCGGGACAACCGCGTCCACTCGCTGCATCAGTCCGGCGTGCCGGTGATCGACTGGGATCCCGACCGGCCGCTCGGAACCGTCCTCCTGCGCGCCGCGGAGCGGTGGTCGGCATGA
- a CDS encoding molybdopterin-containing oxidoreductase family protein, translated as MSLSRRDFLAAAGSGAVGALVGSAWNATEAVDPVTKVDNPLKSYPNREWEQVYHDIYAYDSVDWTVCHPNCTQSCALNFYMKNGVPIRAEQIYHEEEGSPGPGGPGGYENAGVTRHWNPRGCMKGLTLHRRTFEPSRIKYPMVRKGWDPDDPSPEGRGEDEFERVSWDEAIDLIAEKMANLEDNKRFHVFNAIKSDGLITRHGSARRLASIFGGCEWTEYDWYADLPPGHVITTGYQTSDSDASAWRQADYTIMQGKNLIHNKLADNHFLQETRERGGKMVGVYPDYSPTVQKCDRWLPIRPGSDAAFALGVAHVIIDEELYDEEFMRKFTSLPLLIRKDDGKYLRAHEVFSDHEPPAEDLDDQHEEDDWGDFVMLDENGNPVAVTREEVGDEMSATPQLEVDTEVSLADGGSVGVHTDFVRQKSNILENYDPETVEEITTIPADGLRTTAREFAEADKGQWFTGEGINHWFHSNDSLQRTIFFIQSMLGNIGEAGAGYYNYSGQYKIELLDGYPAYVNPDGHSAHGMYPGYAFAFFGGEKLDPHDVRGDFDRELDLVPQGDADEPVMPKNADSYTMSRPAVLWTMNCNLLNQTKHQEHVIENFVKHPDTGNELFVVSDMHMTYSARHADIVLPVPSWLECEYPDITVGPENPFLHMDHGVMDPIYDTKQDGEIVAMVAEKLDEKVPPEERNVDSYREYFAEFLDEDGDVRNYIQETLDAGMTTRDIDVEDIEDGPERLQLKTYPRIPFYSQIHEDRPFYTKTGRMEFHKEEDRFLELGRADLDHIESPEGTPYGVNKKWDEAKDEENPLYHDEDYQFYYNTPHPKYRTHSSWGMTDWNLIWSARDFGSTSADPEGTERLVDDFSFPTGDGETEDAPPLGEAFVELHPSDAEDIDVENGDYVRISGKRGDLVVRAMVSERQRPREAGDMGQLTIWHGWWPQHFPDDEESEDGIKGYNVTTNIWLDPAQETDDLVHKAVFGDPNISEEVEDDIVWHGAELEHGYEETVWAPTGTNRDDLVTVEKYEEADWWPGDARRDDLVQNYIDGTLQGGDS; from the coding sequence ATGAGTCTCTCGCGACGCGACTTCCTCGCCGCCGCCGGGTCCGGTGCGGTCGGCGCGCTCGTCGGCTCCGCGTGGAACGCGACAGAGGCGGTTGATCCCGTCACCAAGGTAGACAACCCGCTCAAGTCCTACCCCAACCGCGAGTGGGAGCAGGTCTACCACGACATCTACGCGTACGACAGCGTGGACTGGACGGTCTGTCACCCCAACTGCACGCAGTCGTGCGCCCTGAACTTCTACATGAAAAACGGGGTGCCGATCAGGGCCGAACAGATCTACCACGAGGAGGAGGGCAGTCCCGGCCCCGGCGGCCCCGGTGGCTACGAGAACGCGGGCGTCACCCGCCACTGGAACCCCCGCGGCTGCATGAAGGGGCTGACGCTCCACCGCCGGACGTTCGAGCCGAGCCGGATCAAGTACCCCATGGTCCGGAAGGGGTGGGACCCCGACGACCCGAGCCCGGAGGGCCGCGGCGAGGACGAGTTCGAACGCGTCTCCTGGGACGAGGCGATCGACCTCATCGCCGAGAAGATGGCGAACCTGGAGGACAACAAGCGCTTCCACGTGTTCAACGCCATCAAGTCCGACGGCCTCATCACCCGCCACGGCTCCGCCCGCCGGCTGGCGTCGATCTTCGGCGGCTGCGAGTGGACGGAGTACGACTGGTACGCGGACCTGCCGCCGGGCCACGTCATCACGACGGGGTACCAGACGAGCGACTCGGACGCGTCGGCGTGGCGGCAGGCCGACTACACTATCATGCAGGGGAAGAACCTGATCCACAACAAGCTCGCGGACAACCACTTCCTGCAGGAGACCCGCGAGCGCGGCGGGAAGATGGTCGGCGTCTACCCGGACTACTCGCCGACCGTCCAGAAGTGCGACCGCTGGCTCCCGATCCGGCCGGGCAGCGACGCGGCGTTCGCGCTCGGCGTCGCCCACGTCATCATCGACGAGGAGCTGTACGACGAGGAGTTCATGCGGAAGTTCACCAGCCTCCCGCTGCTCATCCGGAAGGACGACGGCAAGTATCTCCGCGCGCACGAGGTCTTCTCGGACCACGAGCCGCCCGCAGAGGACCTCGACGACCAGCACGAGGAGGACGACTGGGGCGACTTCGTGATGCTCGACGAGAACGGTAACCCGGTCGCGGTCACCCGCGAGGAGGTCGGTGACGAGATGTCGGCGACGCCGCAGTTAGAGGTCGACACCGAGGTCTCGCTGGCCGACGGCGGGTCGGTCGGCGTCCACACCGACTTCGTCCGGCAGAAGTCGAACATCCTGGAGAACTACGACCCCGAGACCGTCGAGGAGATAACGACGATCCCGGCCGACGGACTCCGGACCACCGCCCGGGAGTTCGCGGAGGCCGACAAGGGCCAGTGGTTCACCGGCGAGGGGATCAACCACTGGTTCCACTCCAACGACTCGCTGCAGCGCACCATCTTCTTCATCCAGTCGATGCTCGGCAACATCGGCGAAGCCGGTGCGGGGTACTACAACTACTCCGGCCAGTACAAGATCGAACTCCTCGACGGGTACCCGGCGTACGTCAACCCCGACGGCCACTCGGCCCACGGGATGTACCCCGGGTACGCCTTCGCCTTCTTCGGCGGGGAGAAACTCGACCCCCATGATGTCCGCGGCGACTTCGACCGCGAGTTGGACCTCGTCCCGCAGGGCGACGCGGACGAGCCCGTGATGCCGAAGAACGCGGACTCGTACACGATGTCCCGGCCGGCCGTGCTGTGGACGATGAACTGCAACCTCCTGAACCAGACCAAACACCAGGAGCACGTCATCGAGAACTTCGTCAAGCATCCGGACACCGGGAACGAGCTGTTCGTCGTCTCGGACATGCACATGACCTACTCCGCGCGCCACGCGGACATCGTCCTCCCGGTTCCCTCGTGGCTGGAGTGCGAGTACCCCGACATCACCGTCGGCCCGGAGAACCCGTTCCTGCACATGGACCACGGGGTGATGGACCCCATCTACGACACCAAGCAGGACGGCGAGATCGTGGCCATGGTCGCGGAGAAGCTAGACGAGAAGGTCCCGCCGGAGGAGCGCAACGTCGACTCCTACCGCGAGTACTTCGCGGAGTTCCTCGACGAGGACGGCGACGTCCGCAACTACATCCAGGAGACGCTCGACGCGGGGATGACCACCCGGGACATCGACGTCGAGGACATCGAGGACGGCCCGGAGCGCCTCCAGTTGAAGACCTATCCGCGGATCCCGTTCTACTCGCAGATCCACGAGGACCGGCCGTTCTACACGAAGACCGGTCGGATGGAGTTCCACAAGGAGGAAGACCGGTTCCTCGAACTCGGACGGGCCGACCTCGACCACATCGAGAGCCCGGAGGGGACGCCCTACGGGGTGAACAAGAAGTGGGACGAGGCGAAAGACGAGGAGAACCCGCTGTACCACGACGAGGACTACCAGTTCTACTACAACACCCCTCACCCCAAGTACCGGACCCACTCCTCGTGGGGCATGACCGACTGGAACCTGATCTGGTCGGCGCGGGACTTCGGGTCGACCAGTGCGGACCCCGAGGGGACCGAGCGGCTCGTCGACGACTTCTCGTTCCCGACGGGCGACGGCGAGACGGAGGACGCGCCGCCGCTCGGCGAGGCGTTCGTCGAGCTGCACCCGAGCGACGCCGAGGACATCGACGTGGAGAACGGCGACTACGTCCGCATCAGCGGGAAGCGCGGCGACCTCGTCGTCCGCGCGATGGTGAGCGAGCGCCAGCGGCCCCGGGAGGCCGGCGACATGGGACAGCTCACTATCTGGCACGGCTGGTGGCCACAGCACTTCCCGGACGACGAGGAGAGCGAGGACGGGATCAAGGGGTACAACGTCACGACGAACATCTGGCTGGACCCCGCCCAGGAGACCGACGACCTCGTCCACAAGGCCGTCTTCGGCGACCCGAACATCTCGGAGGAGGTCGAGGATGACATCGTCTGGCACGGGGCGGAGCTGGAACACGGGTACGAGGAGACCGTCTGGGCCCCGACCGGGACGAACCGCGACGACCTCGTGACGGTCGAGAAGTACGAGGAGGCCGACTGGTGGCCTGGCGACGCGCGCCGCGACGACCTCGTTCAGAACTACATCGACGGAACGTTGCAGGGAGGTGACAGCTGA